The genome window TTCTAAAGAACAGTTGAGATTGTTACACAGGAAAGCTTTATCGCTGATCAGGCATAAACAATTCACCCGGCAACTAAAACCGCACGACAGTTATTTAAGGGGGTGAAATGATGCCTAATGAAATAGTCTTGAGTGCTGATAGGATTGTGAAGACCTATACAGTAGGTAAAAGAACTGTTGAAGCAGTAAAAGAAATTAGTTTTGATGTTTTTAAGAATGAAATATTTGCATTACTAGGTCCCAATGGTTCAGGAAAAACAAGCACGATTAAAATGCTGTTGGGGTTAACGCTCCCGAATGCAGGCTGTATAAACATGTTGGGCTTCCAGATTCCAAAAGATGTAAATAAAGTATTAGGTCATACCGGTGCCATTCTGGAGGGCGCGCGCAATCTATACTGGCACATGTCGGTTATGGAAAATGTATACTATTTTGCCAATATAAAAGGGAAAGAAGTTGCACAGGTCAAGGAGCCAATGGAATTATGGGCTGAAAAACTTAATATGGCAAACAATTTAAATATGCCAGTGGGAAGATTGTCAAGAGGTATGCAACAAAAAGCTGCACTAATATGCTGCTTAGCTATGAATCCCTCTATATTGATATTGGACGAGCCGTTATTGGGCCTAGATGTTATGACGATGTTTGAAATGGAAGATGCCATTAGAGAATTAAAAAAGTATACAACCGTAATTTTATCCTCCCATAATTTAAGATTTGTTGAAAGAGTAGCCGACAGATTGGCAATTCTTAAGGAAGGAAGCCTTATTGCTATGGGTCCCATTAATGAATTGAAAAAAAGCATATCCCTCTTTCAATTCCGTTTAACGTTGCAAAAAAGAGAAGCCAACTGGGGTTATCTTCAGGATATCGAGTCTATGCATAGTAAAGGTGTAAAGGTAAAAGTAACTGAGGTGGACGATTACACCGATATTG of Anaerobranca gottschalkii DSM 13577 contains these proteins:
- a CDS encoding ABC transporter ATP-binding protein: MPNEIVLSADRIVKTYTVGKRTVEAVKEISFDVFKNEIFALLGPNGSGKTSTIKMLLGLTLPNAGCINMLGFQIPKDVNKVLGHTGAILEGARNLYWHMSVMENVYYFANIKGKEVAQVKEPMELWAEKLNMANNLNMPVGRLSRGMQQKAALICCLAMNPSILILDEPLLGLDVMTMFEMEDAIRELKKYTTVILSSHNLRFVERVADRLAILKEGSLIAMGPINELKKSISLFQFRLTLQKREANWGYLQDIESMHSKGVKVKVTEVDDYTDIVELTLSQPELIFDIMSTLKEYNAVPIEISTLGESFEEVFLSLIERGEQLEACV